The following is a genomic window from Procambarus clarkii isolate CNS0578487 chromosome 52, FALCON_Pclarkii_2.0, whole genome shotgun sequence.
TGTGTCGTGTACAGTGGTATGTGTCGTGTACAGTGGTATGTGTCGTGTACAGTGGTATGTGTCGTCTACAGTTGTATGTGTCGTGTACAGTGGTATGTGTCGTGTACAGTGGTATGTGTCACGTACAGTGGTATGTGTCGTGTACAGTGGTATGTGTCGTGTACAGTGGTATGTGTCGTGTACAGTGGTATGTGTCGTCTACAGTGGTATGTGTCGTCTACAGTGGTATGTGTCGCCTACAGTGGTATGTGTCGTGTACAGTGATATGTGTCGTGTACAGTGGTATGTGTCGTGTACAGTGGTATGTGTCGCCTACAGTGATATGTGTCGTGTACAGTGGTATGTGTCGTGTACAGTGGTATGTGTCGTCTACAGTGGTATGTGTCGTCTACAGTGGTATGTGTCGCCTACAGTGGTATGTGTCGTGTACAGTGATATGTGTCGTGTACAGTGGTATGTGGCGTCTACAGTGGTATGTGTCATGTACAGTGGTATGTGTCATGTACAGTGGTATGTGTCGTCTACAGTGGTATGTGGCGTCTACAGTGGTGTCATCTACAGTGGTATGTGTCATGTACAGTGGTATGTGTCGTCTACAGTGGTATGTGTCGTCTACAGTGGTATGTGTCGTCTACAGTGGTATGTAGCGTCTACAGTGGTATGTGTCATCTACAGTGATATGTGTCATCTACAGTGATATGTGTCATCTACAGTGATAAATGTCATCTACAGTGATATGTGTCATCTACAGTGATATGTGTCATCTACAGTGATATGTGTCATCTACAGTGATATGTGTCATCCACAGTGATATGTGTCATCTACAGTGATATGTGTCATCTACAGTGGTATGTGTCATCTACAGTGATAAATGTCATCTACAGTGATATGTGTCATCTACAGTGATATGTGTCATCTACAGTGATATGTGTCATCTACAGTGATATGTGTCATCTACAGTGATATGTGTCATCTACAGTGGTATGTGTCATCTACAGTGATAAATGTCATCTACAGTGATATGTGTCATCTACAGTGATATGTGTCATCTACAGTGATATGTGTCATCTACAGTGATAAATGTCATCTACAGTGATATGTGTCATCTACAGTGATATGTGTCATCTACAGTGATATGTGTCGTTTACAGTGGTACGTGACAGGGGGACAGGGCATGTGGGGTACAGGGGATGGAGAAAGGAAGGAGCGACGGGTACAGGTTAGGGAGGGGAAGGAAAAATTGCGCCACAACCTCACTTGTGTCCTCTTAAGAATAACGTCGCTTCTGGCCGTGTGCCCGTGTGCCCgtgtggccgaaagtggacgtaatttgaaaatggcaaaaaaatgaaaataaatttgggaattttttttcaacaacagtaagttaagggtcctctgattggTTAtgtaggcaggaaattctcataaagtttcaaatttttatgaaaaatgttaattgaaagtttcctcttctaaccttttcgagtaggccggacgactcaatcaggaaacgggacagtacgtcacttttgtgagtcgatttcatttcaaattatgtccatttttggctatagcgcgcatacgagcgaaaggcgacgttatttttaagaggacgggtttctAATACAGCTTCAGTAACTCTCACAACATCTGGATGTCTGAACACATCTAAGCTCTATAATAACAATATAAGGCATGTACGTGTCCGAACAAATAACTAGCATGTACGAGTCCGAACAAATAACTAGCATGTACGTGTCCGAACAAATAACTAGCATGTACGAGTCCGAACAAATAACTAGCATGTACGTGTCCGAACAAATAACTAGCATGTACGTGTCCGAACAAATAACTAGCATGTACGTGTCTGAACAAATAACTAGCATGTACGTGTCCGAACAAATAACTAGCATGTACGTGTCCGAACAAATAACTAGCATGTACGTGTCCGAACAAATAACTAGCATGTACGAGTCCGAACAAATAACTAGCATGTACGTGTCCGAACAAATAACTAGCATGTACGTGTCCGAACAAATAACTAGCATGTACGAGTCCGAACAAATAACTAGCATGTACGTGTCCGAACAAATAACTAGCATGTACGTGTCCGAACAAATAACTAGCATGTACGAGTCCGAACAAATAACTAGCGTGTACGTGTCCGAACAAATAACTAGCATGTACGTGTCCGAACAAATAACTAGCATGTACGAGTCCGAACAAATAACTAGCATGTACGTGTCCGAACAAATAACTAGCATGTACGTGTCCGAACAAATAACTAGCATGTACGTGTCCGAACAAATAACTAGCATGTACGTGTCCGAACAAATAACTAGCATGTACGTGTGCGAACAAAAACAGGTAAAGAACTCAGACAATGGTAGTGGGAGATACCCCCATAGTCCTCAGACAGGGGGGGTATCTCTTATCATGttatcttttaccatgtcgtagtgtaagagagagagacccttgtgtgtGAGAAATAGCAGTGCTATTGAGAGAGACCCCTTGTatagggagaaatagcagtgtattatgtgagagagagatccTTGTGGagggagaaatagcagtgctattgagagagacccttgtatagggagaaatagcagtgctattgagagagacccttgtatagggagaaatagcagtgtaTTACGTGAGAGAGAGATCCTTGTGGAGAGAGAAATAGCAGTGCTATTGAGAGAGACCCTTGTatagggagaaatagcagtgtattatgtgagagagagatccttgtgtagggagaaatagcagagctaaatgttgaaaaacagtctGGAACTCTGACCCCTTTCAGATGCACagtgcatcatcatcatcatctcaacaggaaaatgtaatctcctaaaaaaaaaaaaacactgtaatCAAAAGGGATAAAATGGTTAAGAAAAAGCAGATTCAATGCAAGAAAATATAGAGAAACAACAGTGTTAAATGTTAAAAAACAGCCTGGAACATTATAAGACATATAAATGAAGTATTGGGAAATGTGTATGACATGTATAGGGAGGAGACATTATTGGAACCAGACAGGCAGGGACATGTGCAAGTCCCTATCAATCACTtgggagagagaggcagtgagAACCACACCAGTGTTGTGGATGGTCTCCAACAAATACGATAAGTGCAGTATTATAGACGTTTATAGCGGTgcttccccttttctttatgagtTAGAGATAGGAATTTGTGAAAATAAGGATTTTTGGAACCttgtgtgtagggagagtggtgtgttgttaaTTCAGGTGTATGTGCTCAGCTGTGTGTCACATGGGGGGATTATCcacatatattttgtatattcatTTGTAAACCCAGGCCCTTTGTAGTGACCTATGAGGAGTGGAATAGAGTAATGACCTTAAGTCCCAGGTTGAAGAGGGAGAAGGACCACCCCCCTTTTTGTCTGTATCAATCCTGTGGTGAATCCaagtaaacacccccccccccacctgttctAAGAAGCGTGAGGAAATCTGATATTTGTGAAATAAATTCCTTCTTGTAAATTATTACTATATAGACCCCTGCACTTCCATTATTTATAAGAAAGTAAGAGCGG
Proteins encoded in this region:
- the LOC138352059 gene encoding uncharacterized protein, producing MYVSEQITSMYESEQITSMYVSEQITSMYESEQITSMYVSEQITSMYVSEQITSMYVSEQITSMYVSEQITSMYVSEQITSMYVSEQITSMYESEQITSMYVSEQITSMYVSEQITSMYESEQITSMYVSEQITSMYVSEQITSMYESEQITSVYVSEQITSMYVSEQITSMYESEQITSMYVSEQITSMYVSEQITSMYVSEQITSMYVSEQITSMYVCEQKQMHSASSSSSQQENVIS